In the Victivallis sp. Marseille-Q1083 genome, one interval contains:
- a CDS encoding GntR family transcriptional regulator has protein sequence MEQNLKEAVFNYILSLNLPPGGQIPTETKISHKFQLTRYRVRKIIDELSAEHDWTKIQGSGTYLPGGNKKNRPIERVIAVIVPFSRNLPVQMLEAHKIAMARDYRLLIFSISHDKPEYEMECLHHLLSRRVFALIIDPHPGNPDNFTLIDQLIADGCRVILLNAPPDKKSSYRVFDFNYRKAGYMAVAHLLRQGIDSLVHIGKWNSVAWQHQGFRDGVREAADDFNIPLEYHKAILNLNIHHFGWHWLPDDFQLPLHENCGYICDSNVLDASYCYSQLKNSSLTNTPLITVFTYQYALPFPMLFFNFQERLTRIVDALINQPLSQLPGRLVFDPRLHLETSESAEDYDLDSLY, from the coding sequence ATGGAACAGAATTTGAAGGAGGCTGTTTTTAACTATATCCTCAGCCTGAATTTACCGCCGGGCGGCCAGATCCCGACCGAGACCAAGATCAGCCACAAGTTCCAGTTGACCCGTTACCGGGTCCGCAAAATTATCGATGAATTGTCGGCGGAGCACGATTGGACCAAAATCCAGGGCTCCGGAACCTATCTGCCGGGCGGCAACAAGAAAAATCGGCCGATTGAACGGGTAATTGCCGTCATTGTGCCATTTTCCCGCAATCTGCCCGTCCAGATGCTCGAAGCACATAAGATCGCGATGGCCCGGGATTACCGGTTGTTGATTTTCAGCATTTCCCACGACAAGCCGGAATACGAGATGGAGTGCCTGCATCATTTGCTCAGTCGGCGGGTTTTCGCGCTGATCATCGATCCGCATCCCGGCAATCCGGACAACTTCACCCTGATCGACCAATTGATCGCCGACGGCTGCCGGGTGATCCTGCTGAATGCGCCGCCGGACAAGAAAAGCTCCTACCGGGTCTTCGACTTCAATTACCGCAAGGCCGGCTATATGGCGGTCGCCCATCTGCTTCGGCAGGGAATCGATTCGCTGGTGCACATCGGCAAATGGAACAGCGTCGCCTGGCAGCATCAGGGCTTTCGCGACGGGGTGCGGGAGGCCGCCGATGATTTCAACATTCCGCTGGAGTATCACAAAGCGATCCTGAATCTGAATATCCATCATTTCGGCTGGCACTGGCTGCCGGATGATTTTCAACTGCCGCTGCATGAAAACTGCGGTTATATCTGTGACAGCAACGTGCTCGACGCCTCCTATTGCTATTCGCAATTGAAAAATAGCAGCTTGACCAATACGCCGTTGATCACCGTTTTCACCTATCAATACGCTTTGCCGTTTCCGATGCTGTTCTTCAATTTTCAGGAACGGCTGACCCGCATTGTCGACGCCCTGATCAACCAGCCGCTTTCCCAGTTGCCGGGCCGTCTGGTTTTTGACCCGCGGCTGCATCTGGAAACTTCGGAGAGTGCGGAGGATTACGATCTCGATTCCTTGTACTGA
- a CDS encoding GNAT family N-acetyltransferase gives MRIAASGGAGPLGTGEIVRRSGLYRGLGIGGKLADAVIELARQKSALRLYLESNRILEAAIRNCARNPQANEPVSAGRPATMPFAGRTPGRIELR, from the coding sequence TTGCGCATTGCTGCATCAGGCGGAGCAGGACCGCTGGGAACTGGCGAAATTGTCCGTCGATCCGGCCTCTATCGCGGTCTCGGCATCGGCGGAAAACTGGCGGACGCCGTCATCGAACTGGCCCGGCAGAAAAGCGCGCTCCGGTTGTATCTGGAATCCAACCGGATTCTGGAAGCCGCCATAAGGAATTGCGCCAGGAATCCGCAAGCCAATGAACCGGTTTCCGCCGGCCGGCCGGCGACAATGCCATTCGCGGGCCGGACGCCCGGCCGCATCGAATTGCGTTGA